A region of the Vidua chalybeata isolate OUT-0048 chromosome 7, bVidCha1 merged haplotype, whole genome shotgun sequence genome:
GGggctcagagctgcctggagctAGCACACAGGAGAGCTCTGCTTCCGAGTGcctgctgtgccctgtctgCCAGGAGGCGTTTTTGCAGCCTGGCCAACTCAAGGAGCACTTCAAGACCCACCGTGCCCCGTCGggagccctgccctgtcccGAGAGGGGCTGCCACTTCACCACAGAGGACCGCAAGCAACTGCGCAGTCACTTGCGCCACCTGCATGGGGCCTCCCCCGTGTCCTGCGCCTGCCGGGCCTGCCCACTGCTCTTCCCCAGCCGCCAGGCCATGGAACAGCACCACCGGACACACCTCCCCTTCCACTGCGGCCACTGCGACTTCATCACAGCCAACGCCAAGCTCTtctggcagcacaggaggggtCACACCACAGAGTCCCCTTCTGAGATGCCCACAACAGGCGACCCCCACAGCCTTGACCAGTGCTGCATCCTGCAATCAGGTATGGCTGTGTGAGGGGTTGGgacctgtgggtgctgcagaggctggctgtgtctgtgcaTCCCAGTTACAACTGGAGGAGTGGGAGGTGAAGCTGGAGGGCAGGGAACCCTGCATTTGTGCCTCCTTGCAGCACAGTTTGTGCCCTCCATCTCAGCcaggtgtttttttctgcatgtgtgTGGCTGTGTGAGAGTGGTTTCCTCTTGTATGGAACATGATGATCTCTTGTCTTTCCCCACTGGAGCAGCATcagaagggcaggaggagccaggTGATTGCCACCCTGGCTGGAAAGCCAGCACAGCAAAAACCAGGCCAGCAAAGCCTGCGGGTACTGGGAACAGCTCCTTGAAGGGCCAGAAAGcatcagctggagaagaggactCGGACAGCAGTGGGGATGAGTCACCAGAGGAGGATGGCGAGAGCCCCTGCGAAGCCGAGGCCAAAGAGGATGGGAAGGCAGCTCCCAAAAAAGTTGGAGTGCCACAGGCACAGCACTTCAAAGGTAGGATGCAGGGCCTtaccaggagctgctcaggctTTGTGAACAAGGACTACATcctcagggctggcagggaaatGTGGCCCAGGTTGGTGGGTGACCTCACATCTCCTGCATGTACCAGTGCACTTGTTCCCCCAGCCTCTGCCCAAGCAAATATGTATCTTCTTTTCCTGTTACACATGCTGCCAGGTTTAGGCAAAGGTCTGCCTGGCTTTGGGGACTGGGGCCACGTGGGCAGGCCTGATGTAGGCTGTGCTTTGCCAGTGTTGAGTTGGAAAGAACTCACCTGAAGTGTGCTGGTGGCTTGGGGTGGGGACAGTCTCTCTGAGTAGGTGCTGGCTGTGTGACTGCCCATGTGTATAAATCCTCATTCTGGCACAACTGGATCAGGGACAGAACATCTGCCTGTGTTCTCCATCTTTTCCCTATTAACTGctctcccttctttttcccccagggGATGTTGCAGAAGGCTCTGAGTACCTCTACAAAACCCACATGTGCCCCGAATGCAAGCGGTGCTTCAAAAAGCGGACCCACCTGGTAGAGCACCTCCACCTGCACTTCCCTGACCCCAGCCTGCAGTGTCCCAACTGCCACAAGTACTTCACCAGCAAAAGCAAGCTGAAAATCCACATGATGCGGGAGACAGGCGAGAAGGCTCATCGCTGCCCACTCTGCCACTACAGCTCAGTGGAGAAGAATGCTCTCAACCGCCACATGGCCAGCATGCACGAGGACATCTCCAATTTCTACTCTGATGTTTACTCCTGCCCTGTCTGTGAGGAGAAGTTTCGGCTCAGCCAGGCCCTCAAGGAGCACTTGAAGACTCACAAAGCTGAGCCCAAGAGGCTGAGCTGCTTCCACGGGAACTGCAACTACTGTGCAGAGGACCGTAAGGAGTTTGTCCGTCACCTCAAGGATGCTCATGGCATCAAGGCAGTGGAGTGCAAGTACCATGCCTGCTCGCTGCTCTTCGGCACGGCTGAGGCCATGGAGGCTCACCGGAAAACCCACTATGCCTTCCACTGCCAGCAGTGTGACTTCATCTGCTCCAACAAGCACGTTTTCCGCAAGCACAAGAAGCAGGGCCACCCGGGCAGCGAGCAGCTCCAGTGCAGTTTCTGCCCCTATGCCACTTTCAACCCTGTGGAGTTTCATGACCATGTGGGCAAGATGCACGCCAATGAGAAGATCCACAAGTGCACTGAGTGTGCCTTCGCCACAGCGCACAAGCGGGTGCTCATCCGGCACATGCTGTTGCACACTGGTGGGTGTCCCCTGTAGGGGTCTCAAAAGcccctggggatggggaaggtgTCTTGTCCTGCCtctgggtgggcagggagggctgggtcAGGGTTCCTGGGTCCCACCACCAGCTTTGCCAGCCCAGGATCACTTGGCTGAAGTTGTTGCATTCTCCCTGCTGAGCTGGTTTCCCTACCATGTTGCTTTATCTGGTTGTCATGCTGAAGGCATTTGTGTGTTGCATGTAGGAGAGAAACCTCACAAGTGTGAGCTCTGCGACTTCACGTGCCGGGATGTGAGCTACCTGTCCAAGCACATGCTGACCCATTCCAACGACAAGAACTTCATGTGCACTGAGTGTGGGTACATCACCAAGTGGAAGCATTACCTGAACGTCCACATGCGCAAGCACACCGGAGATCTCCGGTAAGACTCCCTGCTCCACTGGCTTGGCAGCGTAGTCAGGgctccccaaatcctgctccaggGGTCTGCTTCTGGCTGCACTGTGTGCCAGACTTTCTcatgcctgccctgccctttcTGGTACATAAGAAATTTGGTTTTTGAACTTACAGAACGGTGCTGTGGAGGCAAAGCTATTTTTGGTGTCGCTATGCCACCAAGGAGGTGTATTACCTCAGAGGTGCAACTATGAGCTTGGGTTCATTGCTCTGCTGATGTTTATGGGTCAAGGCCTGTTCAGGACTGCCAAATTATCACCTCCTTTGGGTCTAGCctgcctccagggatgctggaagTGCTGTTGGTGTGCACATGTGAGAGTGTGTGTGTCTGACACGGTCACTGTATGGAATACTCAGGGAATCTATCTCCAGTCCTCAGGCAGGGGGTGTAAAgcaccagcagtgccaagggctgcagcagggagaaatTGCCTGTGGTTAGAGCTGTCTGGATGGCAAAGGTCAGATGTGGCAAACTGAACAGTACCCCCTTCCTGTTTGTCTGGGATGGAGAAGGAGAGCTCAGTGTGCCTGATGAAGCTCCACCTGCCCCAATTCCTCATGCTGTCTGACCGATTCTGCTTGTCCCTGCAGGTACCAGTGTAACCAGTGCTCGTACCGGTGTCACCGTGCTGACCAGCTGAGCAGCCACAAGCTGCGGCACCAGGGTAAAAGCCTGATCTGCGAGGTGTGCGGCTTCGCCTGCAAGCGCAAGTACGAGCTGCAGAAGCACATGCAGGCGAAGCATTCGCAGAACTACCAGGTACCTATCTTCCAGTGCCAGTATTGCACCTACCAGACCAAGTACAAGCAGGCACTGCTGAACCATGAGAACTGCAAGCACACCAAGCAGAAGGAGTTTCGCTGTGCCCTCTGTTCATACTGTACTTTCAGTAACACCAGCCTCTTCTTCCATAAGCGCAAGATTCATGGCTACGTTCCTGGTGACAAGGACTGGCTGGAAAATTACGCCAGCAAGGAGCTGGAGATCAGCTCATCTGAGGCACTCTTTGGCTATGAGGTTGGTGCAGCCCTGCATGTGGATGCCAGTTGCCCCCTCACTGGCAAGGAGCAGTGGATGAAGGAGAAGCCATCCCAGGTGGAGTCACAGGGAGAAGAAAGTTACCAGCAAGTGTTCATGGTGCCCCTCCTTGAGCAGGATGCCACTCcaccagagagcagcagtgaggcAGAGAGAggtgagggagagcagagctgtcctACTGCTGGCAATGCCCTGGAAGATGATTGCATGCAAGGAAATGTTGCCACAGGCTCTACTGAGCTCACTGTTTCTGAAGATGTGGCAGAGAGCTGCACCTTGCACTTAGAGGCACTGAATGTCTCGTCTGACCCTCTCCTGGAGAACTTGACTGGACAAGCCTGTGTGACCCAGCCAGAGCGTGTGGAAATGCTATCCTGCAAGGAGCCTCCTGGAGCCTATGAGATGCTGGGCTCCCAGGATGGCCTTGGCTTGGAGGACAGTGGCAATACACTTGAAGATGTCCCAGACTTTGAGGAAGAGGTAGATGTACAGGAAGACAAGGTGGTGAAGGGCAGTGTAGTGGCAGGAGACAACCGGGGAAAAGACACCCTAAAGGAGGATATGGGCCACCTTGAGGGGTCATGCTCAGACCACCACAAGGTCATGGCACACACTGAGGGGAGAGAGACCAGCCAAGCCAAGCTGCCAGAGGCCTGGCTCAGCATGCTGAAGGCACCTGAACAGGGCCACCTGCCTGTCCCAGAGGATGTGCCCACCTCTGGTGACAATGCCAGGGGCAGCTCAGAGTCAGTGCTGAAGGCTCTGCGGAAGCAGGACAAAGAGCAGGCAGAGACACTGGTGCTGGAGGGCAGGGTGCAGATGCTGGTGGTGCAGTCAGAGAGCCAGGTCTTTAAGTGTGAGAAGTGTTCGTACATCACGCGGAAGGAGAAATCCATGTCCCTGCACTCCAAAGCCAGCTGCCAGAGCCGACGGGCCTCGCTTGTGTGCCGTGAGTGTGGCGCCAGCTTTAAGCAGCAGAGGGGACTCAACACCCACCTCCTAAAGAAGTGCCCTGTTCTCCTGAAGAACAACAAGATCCTCAAACCAACTAATCAGGAGGCACCTGGACTGTGCCAACCTGCTGACCAGCCTGGTGATAATGGTACAGAAACAGCAGAGAGTGAGAAGGGAGGCTCAGAGGAGTCTGGGCATGCTGAGAGCCCTTGGGAAGCTGAACTGTTACCTGATAAAACACAAGCAGCAGGCATTCCTTTGACTGGGGCACAGACATCAGGCTGTCATGCCTCTGAGAAATCCCTGCTGGGTGATAGCACAGAGGTGGCAGAAGAGCCTCCCCAGCAAGGAGGTGGGACTGAACCAGGTGGAGCTGCTAGTGCCTCCCAGCCTGGGAAACCCTCAGAGAAATACCGACTGGAGGGAGGGAAGCTGCACTGCAATGCATGCTCTTTTGTGTGCTCCCGTGTCACCACCATCACCTCCCACGTGGAGGATGGCTGCCGGAACCTGGAGCAGTTCTGGTGCTCCCACTGCCCTGAAACCTTCCGCTCCCGGCGGGCCCTCAAGAGCCATTGTGCTGAAAAGCACATCGTGCATACCGAGGATGAACCCCAAAGGACCGAACTCCCTGAGGGGGACCCACTCAGTCTTGAGAAAGACCAGACCAATGAGCTCCCTCTGGATGCAGCCCCACCAAAAGCCACCCTGCCCAAGAGGAAGCGTTTCTCCTGCCCCACCTGCCCCTTCACCTGCCACCAGGAACGGGCCATGAAGACTCACAAGAAGAGGGGCTGCGTTACCCTGGGTGAGTTTCgctgcacctcctgccccttcACCTCCAAGGTGGCCAAAGCCCTGCGGCTGCACCGCAGGCTGCACCGCAAGCATTACAGCAAGCGGCCACAGCTGCAGTGCCGCCAGTGTGAGTTCACCTGCAAGCAGACCCGGTGCCTGCGGCAGCACATCCGCATCAAGCACGAGGGGGTGAAGCCACACAAGTGCCGCTACTGCGAGTTCAGCACCACGCGACGCTACCGCCTGGAGGCCCACCAGTCCCTGCACACCGGCGTGGGGCGCATCGCCTGCGGCATCTGCAGCCAGACCTTCGGCACCAACTCCAAGCTGCGCATCCACCGCCTGCGCGTGCATGAGAAGACACCCACCCATTTCTGCCCGCTCTGCGACTACAGTAGCTACCTGCAGAACGACATCACCCGCCACGTCAACAGCTGCCACCACGGTGAGCTCAACTTTGGCTGCTCCCGCTGTGAGGCTCGCTTCAGTTCTGAGACAGCCCTCAAGCAGCATGTCCTGCGACGGCACGAGGAGAAGGTTTCCTACAGCTGCCCACGCTGTGACTTCATGTGTCACAGTGAGGCCACGCTCAAGTGCCACGTGCAGAAGCAGCACCCACACCTGGAGTGCAGCACCTGCAAGGAGACCTTTGCCACCCGGGAGGCACTGGAGGAGCACAAGACGCAGCATTTCAGCCACCGCTGTGAGCTGTGCAGCTTTGCAGCCAAGGAGCGGCAGCAGCTGGTGCAGCATTACATGGAGAGCCATGAGCCGGCTGCCCCCCAGGACAAACCCCTGCACTGCCCTTTCTGTGACTTTGCCTGCCAGCACCAGCTTGTGTTTGACCAGCACATGAAGGGCCATGGGGGCACCCGCATGTACAAGTGCTCGGACTGTGAGTACACCACCAAGAACAGGCAAAAGATCACATGGCACATCCGCATCCACACCGGTGAGAAACCCTACAAGTGCCACCTCTGTAAATATGCCTGCGCTGACCCCTCACGTCTTAAGGTAAGAGCTCTTCTTGGGAATGTATCCTACTCCATCTACATTGCTTGAGGGGCATCCAGCCACAGGGATACGGGGAAGAAATTCCTAAGGGGAGGTTTCATCCTCAGTGTTCAGTGGCTCATACTGAACAGAAATAGGAGTCAAGCAGATAAAAGTCATGTCAATACAATacatttcttctctgctgttgcAGTTTAAAGGCAAGGGAGACTTTTAACAAAGCAAGAAGGTGGCAGCCGTCTTAAGTTCACTTCTTTTCTTGCCGACATCTCTGGCTTTCTCTGGGTGCAGCGTTGCACCATTCAAAGCCAAGTTTGGCTGCTTGCTGGCTTCAGCATACTCTGTGGTGCCAGTTAGACAGGGTGCAGGGAAACCTCTAGCTTTCTTGGAAGCAGAGTGTGACCCTGCCCTCATTGCTGTAGGTGATTAGCATCCTGATGCATGGTAAAGGGCTTTTCCTAGAACAGGAAATGTGTGGGTGATGGAGGCATAGGGTAATGGAGGGAGAAATAGTCTGGTTTTGCTAAAAGAAGTATTGACTTTTTTAAtggccaggctgagctggagcctCCTGGGGCCCgctgggacaggctgtgcaATGTGCTCAGCTCTGTTGGACTGGGTTTTTAATTTGACTCTGCCTTACATATCAAACTGGGGAGCAAAGCCTATGCCAtccacaggctgggacagagcacCTCAGCAGTAGAGGAATCTCATCCTGACCCTGGTGTGGATCCCCCTCGCTCATAGCCTGCCAAGAAAGCACACAGCCCTCCTTGTCCCATGCAGCTGGAGATGTCAGAACTGTCTTTGAGCCTCTCACTGCCACCCCAAAGCCCTGCacatccccagggctggggacatgATCTCATCCTGACCCTATCCTCCTGCCCAGTATCACATGCGGATTCacaaggaggagaggaaatacCTCTGCCCTGACTGCGGCTACAAATGCAAGTGGGTGAACCAGCTCAAGTACCACATGACAAAGCACACAGGTGAGTGCTGCCCACTGAGGACAAGCTGTTGAGCACTGGGGAGGGTGTTGGGGCTGCTCcatgcttctttttctgccagTGGCCCAGCTGGAGACAGAGGAGGACATTTAGGGGGCAGAACATTATCCTCTGCTAATGGGGTGGGGGCAGTGCTCTCAGGTAGGAGGGAAGTGTGGGTGGCACAGACCACCCACACAAGGCACTATTTGGTGCCTTGGAAATGGGGATCTTGCTGTGCCTGTTAACAAAATGGGATGTAGGGGGAAGTCCCTGGGGACTTATGCTCTGTTACAGGGATGGTGAGACCCGTGGACTGGAGAGCACGGTgcccccatcccagtgccatccccTTCCCTGTTGCCCAGGCCTGAAGCCATACCGCTGTGACGAGTGCGAGTACTGCACCAACCGCGCGGACGCTCTGCGGGTGCACAAGGAGACACGGCACCAGGAGGCCCGTTCCTTCATCTGTGAGCAGTGTGGCAAGGCCTTCAAGACGCGCTTTCTCCTCAAGACTCACCTGAAGAAGCACAGCGAGGAGAAGCCCTATGTGTGCAATGCCTGTGGCCGGGCTTTCCGCTGGGCAGCTGGCCTGCGCCACCACTACCTGACGCACACCAACGAGCACCCCTTCTTCTGCCGCTACTGCCCCTACAAGGCCAAGCAGAAGTTCCAGGTTATCAAACACATCCAGCGGCATCAccctgagcacagggctgtTGACCCTAGCCAGGGTGTGGGAAAGGACCCCAGCACACACACTGTCCACCTTCACAGCGTGCAGAGGGAGAGCCAGGCCAAGGAGGCCCCCaggatggaggaggaaggagagcgccctgcagagaaggatgGCACACCACAGTGAGGCTGAATCCCAACTCCTTTAAGGCACTGGTGGTGGCACTGACCTGCTGCAgaaatgtatgtgtgtgtatatacagGCATATATGTATATGGGTTGTAAAATACACAACTGTATAAAAGGAATTGCTCAGTTCCTTTTAATACCATTTCTTTGTGCTGCTTGGAATCCCTGTGTGAACAGTGGGCCAGGTACCCACAGGGAAGAAGCACAAACCCAAGCTCAGCTCCTCATCTCTCCCCAGCACTACTGCACCCAGACACGAACCTGTTTGTCACTGAACAATTTATTAAGTTGCTTACAGAGAAAAGATGGCTTAAGGGTTAATTTGGGGCTGTAGGGGCCAAGGGATGTGATGGGGTTCTGCAGGGTTAGGGGGCAGTGAGAACCAACTccactcccagctctgcctaGCCCTGGGgtttgctcagctccagccttgcTCCCCTGACTGGGAGGGgaccagcccctgcagcagagctgggccacACACcatctctcctcctccccacagtCAAGCTCTGACCGTGGACCAGGGCAGGGTGCCTGTGGAGGGTGCAGGGAGCTGCACTGGCATAGACCCCACACTCATGCATGGGCAGCAGCATCCTGAACCTGGAAAGGGGAGGTCAGTGCTTTTTCCCAGCCCTCGGAGGCTACTGCAAAGGGAATCACAGCAGCAACAATGACACAGGGATGACAGAAACAGTTCAACAAGACGGCAAGGTGGATGGCTCTGTGGCCCCAGCTACTTGGAGCTGGCTCTATGGCTTCCATCTGGGTGCTGCTCACCCCACGAGCTCAGTCCTGCTCAGGGCCAGGTGGCTCAGTGATGCGGATGTGGACAAAGAGCGAAGAGGGTGGGATGCTGGTGCCATCCTTTGAAAGGAGATGGATGTGCCGATATCCTGCAGGAAGGACAGCAAGGCTCTGGTTAATTGGAATCCAACTCTCCTCTCTAGTACCCAGCTGAGCCCCAGATATGcttgcagggctgctctgggtgccCAAAACcactgggcagcagccactCACCAGGTTTGATGTTGGCAAATGCTAGGGTGAACTGACCCACAAAGTCATTCCTGGAAGTCTTGTCATAATCCTCCACCACAAAGCGAATGAGGGCCAGCTCGGGCACGTGGAGCTGAAACTGCAGTGTCTCATCCCAGTGGGGGTTAAACCCTGGGAAGAGAGAGCAGGTGCTGAGAGAGTGAAGGACAGCAGGGACTgtgcctgggcacagcaggggcCATGGTACCGCTGTGGGTCTCACCATTGTTCTCGATGTACTTGGTCTCCTGGTGCGCCTGATCCGCGGGGACCCCATAGATCTCCACACGCACCAGTGGGTCAATGATGGCTCCCTCCTTGCTGTTGGCCACTTTGGGCAGCTGCTGTCCGCTGATTACCTGCAGGGCCAAATCTGTCTTTTGTGAGGCTACTTGGCTCCAGCACACTGCCCAACAGTGTCCCCATCTGACTGGGaccagcagagccccaggacAGTGTCACAGCTTCCCCAGGGTCTCTCCACAACCCTATACCTGGATTGTCAGGGTGATGGGGCCGGGGCCTTCCCGGCTACTGGGGTCACTGGGGTTGAAGAGAGTGTCCTTGTCCCTCATGAAGGGTGGTTTGAGCACGTAGCCACAGCAGCCGTTCTGGCTGAAGAGCCCGTCACACAAATCCATCTCCATGCCGGCTGTCTGGAAGTTCAAGGCCACTGGAGGGAGGTGGCAGGGAAAAGGGTTCAGAACAGCTTGGAGATACCACACTCTGCTTTGAGCTGAAAACCAGCCTGTCCCCATAGCCAGAGAGATGTGGAGCTGCATAGGGGAATAAGGTGATAATGCTTGAACACCCCCAGGGCAATGCAAGAGCCAGCAACCTGACCTGGCTCCAGATGGGGTTGTAGCTGGCACTAATACAGGTGTTGAGGGTGGCATTTAGCACAGGACTTGGGGcatctccccagccctgctgcaccccGGCCGTACCGATCTGGCACCCCACGTTCCACATCTCCTGGGGACTGTAGTTGGAGGAGTCAGTCCTCATCCCACTGGGGTAGATGCGTGTCAGCTGCCAGGCATTGTGGCGAACAAACTCATTTCCTAGGGATAGAGCAGGAGGCCCACACTTATGGGGTCATTCTCTGGCCTGTACGGTCACCCACATGTACTGCCAATCCATCCATcctatctatctatctatctatctatctatctatctatctatctatctatctaatcTATCTATCTAACCAACCACCAATTCtcatccctctccctgctcaggcatCCAGATGTCCTGCCTTGTTTTCTAAGCCAATAACCTAATGACCTACCAGAGCCAAACCCTAAGTACAGCCCCACTGGACCCTGTTTCTCCCAGACAGGGAGGGAACCCCAGTGTCTGGAGGCTTTGGCTCCCCATGAGGAAGCCCCCTCTACTCTGTCCCAGTCACCCGGTGCCACTGCCCCCCTCATCTCACCTTCATCCCGGATGAGCTTCCTGGCCTTGGCTTCAGAGAGGGAGGAGATCTCAGAGGGCCGGGAATGGCTGCGGGCCTCCTGGAAGCCCCGGAAGGGCACATTCTTGCAGTAGATGACACAGTCGGATAATGCTTGTGCCAAGGTCTCCTTGTCCTTCTACAAGGCAGAGCCATGTTGGGTCCCTCCTAATGGGAGCACCATCCACCAGCACTCACCCAGGCCAGAGGCTGTAGAGCCAGGGCAGGTAAGAGCAGCCAGGGGTGTGCTGGTGGGTGGCAGCATCCCTACTATGAGCAGTCTTCCTGCCAGGAATAGAGCAAGCAGGGGACCTCCAATATGTTGCCACCACAACAAAGAGAAGGCTGACATGGCCAGGGGCAGAAAAGGCTGTCCTCCCTGCCTGGTGATGTCTTTGCAGTCTCTGTCTCTCCTCTATGCAGTAAGATGTCACCACAGCTCATAGCTGTGTCCAGGGAGgggctcagctctcccagctggtCCCCAGCCTGGTTCCACTTACCTTTGCCCTCCgcctctcctcctctgcctctaCCCCATTGTCATCGTCAGACACATCAGGCGCCTCATCCCCTGGCCCATCCAGGGTGTCCTCCAGCCGCCCAATCTTCTTGCCCTTCAGCAAGATCTTGTGCTTCAGCTCCTGTGGGGTTGAGGATAGAGAAGCACCTTGAGCTACCCAGTGCCTCCATGGGCCTTGTGCCCTGGGATCCTGCATTGCTGGAGGCCAGCACAACCAGCTCCCATCAGCACTCAGAAGGGGATGGGGTAGGAGGGTTTTGTCTGATTCTGCAGGACATGGGGAGAcaaccctggggacagcctTGGCACTTCTGTGAACATGGGGACACAGTACCCACTCCCAGTGTCCTCAAATGCTCCAGTGGAGCAGGACAATGCTGGAACAGGTTGGCCCATTCTCTGAACAGCAGATCCACTCTCAGGCAGGACAGAGGTGTCCTCCTACACAGCTGTGCTCTGTCCATACCTCTGGGGATGGGAGCTGTGTGGGGACATGCCCATCGATGGTAGTGGTGAGGAGCTGTTCCCCCAGGATGTCCTTGAGCTGCTGAGTCAGgacctcctgctgctccatgcTGCAGTGGTTCTCTAGGGACAGGATCACCGGGTAGTCCGAGGTCTGAGGAGCAACATGCACACCTGGAAATAAGCCTTGGTGGGGCTGATGAGCTCTCACAAGGGCTTCATCCAGGCGTGATCAGTGCCAGGATGGAGCCCCTTGTATCTGTCTCCTCTGAGACCTTCATACCCCTCCAATTCCCCAGTATCCCCCACATTCCATCTCACCTCTGCACCCCCAACAGTCCATGTCTGCATgagcccccagctcctggcacagcacagtgcAGGCTTTAGGTCAGACCCCCCAGTGCTATCTCCCAGAAAGTGACACAGCCACCCTCCTCCCCGCAGTGTGACCAGTCCTGCTGCATCACCAGGTGTGTAAGCCTCAGTACCACTCCCCCTCCAGGGACCCACCACTGCCATGTATCCTCACCCACCAAGGACCACCCACAACCACCAGCACCTGGGGAAGGGTGCTTTACCTTGAAGGCGTACTTCCCCAGGGTGCTCACCACCTCCCGGAAGGGGATCTTGGAGGTGAAGGTGTGGCCATGGTACACCATGGGCTCCCCGTTTGGCCCGTCCCAGCAATCCACCTCCAGGCACCGGCAGCCTCGTTTCAGAGCCCTGGGAGTGGGTTGTCACCCCTGGAACCCTGCACTCATCCAGgcaccagctccctgccctcccctctgCCCGTGAGTGTCACCCCTGAGGGACCAGGGGACACCCACCAAGGGTGGGGATGTTACTGCATGCAGGGCATGGCCAGAGGAGTGCTGGACTGCAGAGGAGCAAAGGAGCTTCTGGGGTTTACCCTATGGAGCTGCTCAGGACATGGCACTGGAGTGGGAGGGTGTTGGAGggcagctggaagggagcagTCCCTTTACCTGATGTAGCCCTCAATACTGCTGTGGCCCCGGAGCTGATCCTCTATCAGGTAGGTGTtgtgggaggaggagatgaAGTAGTGGCAGAGTGGCTGGCTCATGTCCTGCCACAGCCCCCGATGCTGGGGGTTGAAGATGGAGCCCTCCAGGGAGCAGAGGTACATGAGGAACCCATCAGCACTCAGCACATGGCGGGCCcgggctgcaggcacagggggaGGTTCAGCAACAGTCAGGGACATGGAAGAGACAGAACAGGGGCAAACAGGGCTGCTGGAGGCTCCCAGAGTCTCTAAACTGATgaccacagctgctgccagagtcTGGGGAACAGAAAGATGCAGCAGGGCAGTAACTTTGGAAAGGTGGGCAGTGGATCCCAAAGATGGTGCTTGCACACCATGGGTGGTCAACCTTCTACACCAAAATG
Encoded here:
- the LOC128790430 gene encoding zinc finger protein 142-like isoform X2 — encoded protein: MAAAGEEAEATDWALPPEVEVLESIYLEELQVARGLGRWEPWEISITLHPATAQDQDSQYVCFTLVLSVPPQYPDKAPEISIRNPRGLSDEQIQKISQTLRSVAEARLGTEVLYELIEKGKEILTDNNIPQGQCVICLYGFQEKEAFTKTQCYHYFHSHCLARYAQHMEEEILMQQEEREQHLAPSPKQEVGVQCPVCRETLVYDLCALKAAPPPQHPLEPYRPDAKVLQHQEELRLIFKRQQEKGGIIDPEAERNRYFISLQAPPAAVDTGQAATASELLVCHVLGSRGSLPRQTHRHAPLSQIERSSSPAPRQCPVAMSAAVTVSEGASREMETLCSELLLPTPGEVGAVGSPGVASAGRAGTPPLAASQDLLLAEASMPGEGAHAEGSNVEIFIEAVAGNVTLSNAASATEVLVKVVELYFCERCGQSFSEASLLSQHQCLLLPPQEHLELPEALLASASEGQSDPRGSELPGASTQESSASECLLCPVCQEAFLQPGQLKEHFKTHRAPSGALPCPERGCHFTTEDRKQLRSHLRHLHGASPVSCACRACPLLFPSRQAMEQHHRTHLPFHCGHCDFITANAKLFWQHRRGHTTESPSEMPTTGDPHSLDQCCILQSASEGQEEPGDCHPGWKASTAKTRPAKPAGTGNSSLKGQKASAGEEDSDSSGDESPEEDGESPCEAEAKEDGKAAPKKVGVPQAQHFKGDVAEGSEYLYKTHMCPECKRCFKKRTHLVEHLHLHFPDPSLQCPNCHKYFTSKSKLKIHMMRETGEKAHRCPLCHYSSVEKNALNRHMASMHEDISNFYSDVYSCPVCEEKFRLSQALKEHLKTHKAEPKRLSCFHGNCNYCAEDRKEFVRHLKDAHGIKAVECKYHACSLLFGTAEAMEAHRKTHYAFHCQQCDFICSNKHVFRKHKKQGHPGSEQLQCSFCPYATFNPVEFHDHVGKMHANEKIHKCTECAFATAHKRVLIRHMLLHTGEKPHKCELCDFTCRDVSYLSKHMLTHSNDKNFMCTECGYITKWKHYLNVHMRKHTGDLRYQCNQCSYRCHRADQLSSHKLRHQGKSLICEVCGFACKRKYELQKHMQAKHSQNYQVPIFQCQYCTYQTKYKQALLNHENCKHTKQKEFRCALCSYCTFSNTSLFFHKRKIHGYVPGDKDWLENYASKELEISSSEALFGYEVGAALHVDASCPLTGKEQWMKEKPSQVESQGEESYQQVFMVPLLEQDATPPESSSEAERGEGEQSCPTAGNALEDDCMQGNVATGSTELTVSEDVAESCTLHLEALNVSSDPLLENLTGQACVTQPERVEMLSCKEPPGAYEMLGSQDGLGLEDSGNTLEDVPDFEEEVDVQEDKVVKGSVVAGDNRGKDTLKEDMGHLEGSCSDHHKVMAHTEGRETSQAKLPEAWLSMLKAPEQGHLPVPEDVPTSGDNARGSSESVLKALRKQDKEQAETLVLEGRVQMLVVQSESQVFKCEKCSYITRKEKSMSLHSKASCQSRRASLVCRECGASFKQQRGLNTHLLKKCPVLLKNNKILKPTNQEAPGLCQPADQPGDNGTETAESEKGGSEESGHAESPWEAELLPDKTQAAGIPLTGAQTSGCHASEKSLLGDSTEVAEEPPQQGGGTEPGGAASASQPGKPSEKYRLEGGKLHCNACSFVCSRVTTITSHVEDGCRNLEQFWCSHCPETFRSRRALKSHCAEKHIVHTEDEPQRTELPEGDPLSLEKDQTNELPLDAAPPKATLPKRKRFSCPTCPFTCHQERAMKTHKKRGCVTLGEFRCTSCPFTSKVAKALRLHRRLHRKHYSKRPQLQCRQCEFTCKQTRCLRQHIRIKHEGVKPHKCRYCEFSTTRRYRLEAHQSLHTGVGRIACGICSQTFGTNSKLRIHRLRVHEKTPTHFCPLCDYSSYLQNDITRHVNSCHHGELNFGCSRCEARFSSETALKQHVLRRHEEKVSYSCPRCDFMCHSEATLKCHVQKQHPHLECSTCKETFATREALEEHKTQHFSHRCELCSFAAKERQQLVQHYMESHEPAAPQDKPLHCPFCDFACQHQLVFDQHMKGHGGTRMYKCSDCEYTTKNRQKITWHIRIHTGEKPYKCHLCKYACADPSRLKYHMRIHKEERKYLCPDCGYKCKWVNQLKYHMTKHTGLKPYRCDECEYCTNRADALRVHKETRHQEARSFICEQCGKAFKTRFLLKTHLKKHSEEKPYVCNACGRAFRWAAGLRHHYLTHTNEHPFFCRYCPYKAKQKFQVIKHIQRHHPEHRAVDPSQGVGKDPSTHTVHLHSVQRESQAKEAPRMEEEGERPAEKDGTPQ